One window of Akkermansia biwaensis genomic DNA carries:
- a CDS encoding DOMON-like domain-containing protein encodes MQAIIHQWAFNGSFDQLASLPRQELVNDWFGYDVEPSAEFAFATDGQYLWFLAARNREATVHPDARPGQFQPELWRYDLAEWFLASGEGTNYWEFNLAPNGAWWACAFTDVRRANEDIPAPLAVDTECILTDEGWCAMARIPLNELRGVDIRDCKLAATFILETPDQIFLTTADDLSGEPDFHRPDCFSTPILK; translated from the coding sequence ATGCAAGCAATCATTCATCAATGGGCTTTCAACGGGAGCTTTGACCAGCTCGCCTCCCTGCCCCGGCAGGAACTCGTCAATGACTGGTTCGGCTACGATGTGGAGCCAAGCGCGGAATTCGCCTTTGCCACGGACGGCCAGTACCTCTGGTTTCTGGCCGCCCGCAACAGGGAAGCCACCGTGCATCCGGACGCCCGGCCCGGCCAGTTTCAGCCGGAATTGTGGCGGTATGACCTGGCCGAATGGTTCCTTGCCTCCGGCGAGGGGACCAATTACTGGGAATTCAACCTCGCCCCCAACGGCGCGTGGTGGGCCTGCGCCTTTACCGATGTGCGCCGCGCGAATGAAGATATTCCCGCCCCGCTGGCCGTGGATACCGAATGCATTCTGACGGACGAAGGCTGGTGCGCCATGGCGAGAATTCCGCTGAATGAATTGCGGGGCGTGGACATCCGGGACTGCAAGCTGGCGGCTACGTTCATTCTGGAGACCCCGGACCAGATTTTCCTGACCACCGCAGACGATCTTTCCGGAGAACCTGATTTCCACCGCCCGGACTGCTTCTCCACGCCCATTCTGAAATAG
- the lepB gene encoding signal peptidase I, with protein MNSPHKSILAYLFDHFPAADAILVFMLDHPLAWFTPKWRRKGRMALKAVRRYINYNRDILPPERLAEFQENRDLLKTALLRGDRAQTESVTAKLESTLESIPGALPSGLAENVEVLFVILAIFLGLRCYVVQPFRIPTGSMQPSLNGIRAIPQEGIPSLMKKIGDMVLYGGSYVHETAQKEKKIVRFVPGTKYLLLTVTNVQFDDGSTLEIPAAEAETRRYFLNQEPRFEAERNTPFRTYLPGDTIVNARFDAGDLILVNKMAYHFRKPERGEVFVFDTRGIEGIANKGSSTGQEGGTHYVKRLCGVPGDSLSIKDSQLIVNGEPAKEWTIQRVASGKPPYQPCGYVALPAPLSLLDGRAYITEGTTVHLSKDKNRPYLREYVALGDNSTRENSFDSRYWGPVHQYNIVGPASFCLWPFTSHWGLIP; from the coding sequence ATGAACAGTCCGCACAAGTCCATACTAGCCTACCTTTTCGATCACTTTCCGGCAGCGGATGCCATCTTGGTATTCATGCTGGACCATCCCCTGGCCTGGTTCACGCCCAAGTGGCGCAGGAAGGGCCGCATGGCCCTGAAAGCGGTGCGCCGCTACATCAATTACAACCGCGACATCCTGCCGCCCGAACGCCTGGCGGAATTCCAGGAAAACCGGGATTTGCTGAAAACCGCCCTGTTGCGCGGAGACAGGGCGCAAACGGAGTCCGTCACCGCCAAACTGGAATCCACCTTGGAGTCCATTCCCGGCGCGCTGCCCTCCGGCTTGGCGGAGAACGTGGAAGTCCTGTTCGTGATTCTGGCCATTTTCCTGGGTCTGCGCTGCTATGTGGTCCAGCCCTTCCGCATTCCGACCGGCTCCATGCAGCCTTCCCTGAACGGCATCCGCGCCATTCCTCAGGAGGGTATCCCCTCCCTGATGAAGAAAATAGGGGACATGGTTCTTTACGGCGGCTCCTATGTCCATGAAACGGCCCAGAAGGAAAAGAAGATTGTCCGCTTCGTGCCCGGCACCAAGTATCTTTTGCTGACCGTCACCAACGTGCAGTTCGACGACGGCTCCACGCTGGAAATCCCGGCGGCGGAGGCGGAAACGCGCCGCTACTTCCTCAACCAGGAGCCCCGGTTCGAGGCCGAACGCAACACCCCCTTCAGAACCTACCTGCCGGGAGACACCATCGTCAACGCCCGGTTTGACGCCGGAGACCTGATTCTGGTGAACAAGATGGCCTACCATTTCCGCAAGCCGGAGCGCGGAGAGGTCTTCGTGTTCGACACGCGCGGCATTGAGGGCATCGCCAACAAGGGCAGCAGCACCGGACAGGAAGGAGGCACCCATTACGTGAAGCGTCTGTGCGGCGTTCCGGGAGATTCCCTGAGCATCAAGGACTCCCAATTGATCGTGAACGGAGAACCCGCCAAGGAATGGACCATTCAGCGGGTGGCCTCCGGCAAGCCTCCCTACCAGCCCTGCGGCTACGTGGCGCTCCCCGCCCCGCTGAGCCTGCTGGACGGCAGGGCCTATATTACGGAAGGAACCACCGTGCACCTGTCCAAGGACAAGAACCGCCCCTATCTGCGGGAATACGTGGCGCTGGGGGACAATTCCACCCGTGAAAATTCCTTCGACTCCCGCT
- a CDS encoding exosortase/archaeosortase family protein, with the protein MMDSSNPAAHEKFLTAPMLAALVSGGLLLAWPYLAIAEFGPGGSQNGFQWLFSAWNPETDYEHGWLVIPIIAFMLYHARHCIIRAPKRIDWRGLLLFVPACILLMLSFRVGQPRVAMGALPLILLGGAWYLAGPQTARICAFPLLFFWLCIPLPSFQQATVELQIIATQFGHLGGSLFGVDTYLQGTNIRSTEGHWDAFNIAGGCSGMRSLMALIMLSAAWAYLSDLKFWKKCVLFLSAIPLAVIGNGVRIASIVVMAEYGDARFAAKTWHDWSGLLFFFPICLLGLACVHSLLAGEMIWNPFRRKKVVVKMNKAQ; encoded by the coding sequence ATGATGGATTCCTCCAACCCCGCCGCGCATGAGAAATTTCTGACCGCCCCCATGCTCGCCGCCCTTGTTTCGGGCGGCCTGCTCCTCGCGTGGCCCTACCTGGCCATTGCCGAATTCGGCCCCGGCGGCAGCCAGAACGGCTTCCAGTGGCTTTTTTCCGCATGGAACCCGGAGACGGATTATGAACACGGCTGGCTGGTGATCCCCATCATCGCCTTCATGCTGTACCATGCCAGGCACTGCATCATCCGCGCGCCCAAACGCATCGACTGGCGCGGGCTGCTGCTGTTTGTCCCGGCCTGCATCCTGCTGATGCTTTCCTTCCGCGTAGGCCAGCCCCGCGTGGCCATGGGCGCCCTGCCCCTGATCCTGCTGGGAGGCGCCTGGTACCTAGCCGGACCCCAGACGGCCAGGATATGCGCCTTCCCGTTGCTCTTTTTCTGGCTGTGCATTCCGCTGCCTTCCTTCCAGCAAGCCACGGTAGAGCTGCAAATCATCGCTACGCAGTTCGGCCACCTGGGCGGCAGCCTTTTCGGGGTGGACACCTACCTCCAGGGCACCAACATCCGTTCCACGGAAGGGCACTGGGACGCGTTCAACATAGCCGGCGGATGCAGCGGCATGCGCTCCCTGATGGCCCTGATCATGCTTTCCGCCGCATGGGCCTATCTTTCAGACTTGAAGTTCTGGAAAAAGTGCGTGCTTTTTCTCAGCGCTATTCCTCTGGCGGTGATCGGCAACGGCGTGCGCATCGCCAGCATCGTGGTGATGGCGGAATACGGAGACGCCCGGTTTGCGGCCAAAACCTGGCACGACTGGTCGGGCCTGCTTTTCTTTTTCCCCATCTGCCTGCTGGGGCTGGCCTGCGTCCATTCCCTGCTGGCCGGGGAAATGATCTGGAACCCATTCCGCCGTAAAAAGGTAGTCGTCAAAATGAACAAGGCCCAATAA
- a CDS encoding FAD-binding oxidoreductase: protein MSLEEDISRILGRGKTSADPEVLALHAGDKWYASVLPELVVFPESTEDVSLLMRYASSMNIPVTARGGGVGYVGGCVPVRGGISLSLERMNRILEIAPEDGVAVVEPGVITADLQREVRALGWFYPPDPASRKECSIGGNIATNAGGPRCLKYGVTKAYVLGLTVVLASGEVVECGGRTHKNKTGFDLGDLFIGSEGMLGIITRAVLRIIPHPEAFSALSVSFPEFPLAAAAVQRILAGGHLPSALEITDSFTLQAARAYLGESSLPSGSRGHLIVEVDGRRAAVKEELDSLCALLEECGATDILRADTEEEAEAVWQLRREFSYSLKATGMTKLNEDIVIPRSRLVELVEFCEAMHRETGLDIACFGHSGDGNIHTNIMVDDYADPEKKALADACVDRLFHWVLACGGSITGEHGIGLAKAKWFREAVGEGAFHLHELVKTALDPGNLLNPGKMGLP from the coding sequence ATGTCTTTGGAAGAGGACATTTCCCGCATTCTGGGCCGCGGAAAAACCTCCGCGGACCCGGAAGTCCTGGCTCTTCACGCCGGGGACAAATGGTACGCGTCCGTGCTGCCGGAACTGGTCGTTTTCCCGGAAAGCACGGAAGACGTCTCCCTGCTGATGCGCTATGCCTCCTCCATGAACATTCCGGTCACGGCGCGCGGCGGGGGCGTGGGCTACGTGGGCGGGTGCGTGCCCGTGCGCGGCGGCATCAGCCTGTCGCTGGAACGGATGAACCGCATTCTGGAAATAGCTCCGGAAGACGGCGTGGCCGTGGTGGAGCCCGGCGTGATCACGGCGGACCTCCAGCGCGAAGTCCGCGCCCTGGGCTGGTTTTACCCGCCGGACCCGGCTTCCAGAAAGGAATGCAGCATCGGCGGCAACATAGCCACCAACGCGGGAGGCCCCCGGTGCCTGAAATACGGAGTCACCAAAGCCTACGTGCTGGGGCTCACCGTGGTGCTTGCCAGCGGAGAAGTGGTGGAATGCGGGGGACGCACCCATAAGAACAAGACGGGCTTCGACCTCGGCGACCTTTTCATCGGCTCGGAAGGGATGCTGGGCATCATCACCCGTGCCGTCCTGAGAATCATTCCCCATCCGGAAGCCTTCAGCGCGCTGAGCGTCAGCTTTCCCGAATTTCCGCTGGCCGCCGCCGCCGTACAGCGGATACTGGCCGGCGGCCATCTCCCTTCCGCGCTGGAGATCACGGACAGCTTCACCCTCCAGGCCGCGCGGGCCTATCTGGGGGAGAGTTCCCTCCCCTCCGGCAGCCGCGGGCACCTGATCGTGGAAGTGGACGGCAGGCGGGCCGCCGTGAAGGAAGAACTGGATTCCCTGTGCGCCCTGCTGGAAGAATGCGGCGCCACGGATATTCTGAGGGCCGATACGGAAGAGGAGGCGGAAGCCGTCTGGCAGCTCCGCAGGGAGTTTTCCTACAGCCTGAAAGCCACCGGCATGACCAAGCTCAACGAGGATATCGTCATTCCCAGGTCCCGCCTGGTGGAGCTGGTGGAGTTCTGCGAGGCCATGCACCGGGAAACGGGGCTGGACATCGCCTGTTTCGGCCATTCCGGGGACGGCAATATCCATACCAATATCATGGTGGACGATTACGCGGACCCGGAAAAAAAGGCCTTGGCGGACGCCTGCGTGGACAGGCTGTTCCACTGGGTGCTGGCCTGCGGAGGCTCCATCACCGGAGAACACGGCATCGGCCTGGCGAAAGCCAAATGGTTCCGGGAAGCCGTGGGGGAAGGCGCCTTCCACCTGCACGAACTCGTCAAAACCGCCCTGGACCCGGGAAATTTGCTCAATCCGGGAAAAATGGGACTTCCGTAG
- a CDS encoding exosortase-associated EpsI family protein, translated as MKYQTLNILLLPFLLAAMLAGIYLMPRKGEVFDSSISMELPTGLNPDGWHGTRRQESEEERSILAADTEFSKADYLQQLPISVAAPEKAPALCRVSIVKSGHDLNNSIHRPERCLPAQGHFNLTGSTVQVPVEGRGMIAMTKLKSQQNMTPGQAKPTILDSMHYYVFIGHGHMTEDHLKRTMTDMKDRVLYGMDQRWSYFQVSTAYGDLVNLPEEDARKQTERLISQLLSKLVQWDELGR; from the coding sequence ATGAAATACCAAACGCTCAACATCCTGCTTCTTCCCTTTCTGCTGGCCGCCATGCTCGCCGGCATTTACCTGATGCCCCGGAAGGGGGAGGTTTTCGACTCCTCCATCAGCATGGAACTGCCCACGGGACTGAATCCGGACGGCTGGCACGGCACGCGCCGCCAGGAGTCGGAAGAGGAGCGCAGTATCCTTGCCGCGGATACGGAGTTTTCCAAGGCGGACTACCTCCAGCAGCTGCCCATCAGCGTCGCGGCTCCGGAAAAGGCTCCGGCCCTGTGCCGGGTTTCCATCGTCAAGTCCGGGCATGACCTGAACAATTCCATCCACCGCCCGGAACGCTGCCTTCCGGCGCAGGGACATTTCAACCTGACGGGAAGCACGGTGCAAGTTCCCGTGGAAGGCCGCGGCATGATCGCCATGACCAAGCTCAAGTCCCAGCAGAACATGACGCCGGGCCAGGCGAAGCCCACCATCCTGGACAGCATGCATTATTACGTTTTCATCGGCCACGGGCACATGACGGAAGACCACCTGAAACGCACCATGACAGACATGAAAGACAGGGTGCTTTATGGCATGGACCAGCGCTGGTCCTATTTCCAGGTGTCCACCGCTTACGGCGACCTGGTCAACCTGCCGGAAGAGGATGCCCGGAAACAGACGGAACGCCTGATCAGCCAGCTTCTTTCCAAACTGGTGCAGTGGGACGAACTGGGCCGGTAG
- a CDS encoding thioesterase domain-containing protein, whose translation MNLGSGGRTPDYLAVFIGGFGDVMLGCLSRLEAAFPGFLPGAAHATAYYHWDGGGLGVFRDRCDRIAEDLERMRRELPDVPMVLIGHSYGGSCAVEVARRQAPCPAPLCLLTIDAVARRQKNSRPESVDWWGNSYLGEGGGFMDAVPRMGGRWGHCSGADVNLSFSGFREDRAGHPYCHRRPGPMLYESPSEEERSLYEEAAFWLRGALGR comes from the coding sequence TTGAACTTGGGTTCCGGCGGCCGGACGCCGGATTACCTGGCCGTATTCATCGGGGGATTCGGGGACGTGATGCTGGGCTGCCTGAGCCGGCTGGAGGCGGCCTTCCCTGGTTTTCTGCCCGGTGCGGCTCATGCCACGGCCTATTACCACTGGGACGGCGGCGGGTTGGGCGTATTTCGGGACAGGTGCGACCGGATTGCGGAAGACCTGGAACGGATGCGCCGGGAACTGCCGGACGTGCCCATGGTGCTGATAGGCCACAGTTACGGCGGCTCCTGCGCCGTGGAAGTCGCCAGGCGGCAGGCGCCGTGTCCCGCCCCTCTCTGCCTGCTGACCATTGACGCCGTAGCGCGGCGGCAGAAAAACAGCCGTCCGGAATCCGTGGACTGGTGGGGCAACTCCTATCTGGGTGAAGGCGGAGGCTTCATGGATGCCGTTCCCAGAATGGGAGGACGGTGGGGCCATTGCAGCGGGGCGGACGTGAATCTTTCCTTTTCAGGCTTTCGCGAGGATCGTGCAGGCCATCCCTACTGCCACCGCAGGCCGGGCCCCATGCTGTACGAATCCCCGTCCGAAGAGGAGCGCAGCCTGTATGAAGAAGCCGCCTTCTGGCTGAGAGGCGCGCTGGGCCGCTGA